A stretch of the Aphis gossypii isolate Hap1 chromosome 2, ASM2018417v2, whole genome shotgun sequence genome encodes the following:
- the LOC114120435 gene encoding F-box/LRR-repeat protein 6, with protein sequence MDNFNIPLLKPSEMDNSNNCFISDPSLFSHLEIDQDHECLKQFLLDQDKTTHHPPLHVQNFDPLSYNNMLHPNNNMIQDVYRNRLDSNQLLSQSFNKDNSNYMNDSYGGYTVLTPNPSPMAFNYNPQPLSSNFNSMDTSSSVLPLPGFDPNTMSNHVDTFIPSVNTGPSTLPDFSNRQIRNDQYSPGISPTIASFPTPVSVSDSPGAGALSASPMCNGENSSLSDSVISPATTQRTGSERSVETNPRSIESVSSDLCSPRVDLESLIIQPQPTPSGEVPKTLITPPTLMPKSATVKGVTLNKSGKPRKRRSAPKDKPIKPKKPPAGSMYHSEIAENGGIKLKISLTAMPQKKKRKSRKKVDESKTMQCDEPAEQSVWGNQLPEPILFEIFRLATKDEGCIPFLVRVSQVCRFWRIVASDPLLWTNIDLAGRWVSKNPIRNDINFRWLCENRLARVQELNLGGWQFTGIPVILDKISTSCLDLRGLSLTGWEGLSLDNVRFIITNCHKLERIDLSGINAQHSSGKSGVCLNSLMFLTKHMGQRLTHLNLADNRLSGITQLVNSLAAHCPNLQSLDLTKVRMVGNTGHLHIERLQEGCPKLRVLRMSTSQLCLSNVPLNEQALSPGFPLLEELSVATISNDLNVSGQPFIDDQALERILKTSHKLYVLDVRGCSKVTDSSLVRIPAWDLTHLYLSGSFVTRVSDSGLDLICKKWSHSLVEIDLSWSINTLILDAAVLAISEQGEKSMLRKMDLTGSSVSLEPVKAILNNCHRLNSLNLASCRGLPRGIKRLYKGHSLTELRAQLNKPDSSQESEDGGG encoded by the exons atggaTAATTTTAACATCCCATTGCTGAAGCCGAGTGAAAtggataatagtaataattgttttatcagTGATCCATCTCTATTTTCTCATTTGGAAATAGACCAAGATCATGAATGTcttaaacagtttttattgGATCAAGATAAAACAACTCATCATCCACCACTACATGTTCAAAATTTTGATCCACTATCATACAATAACATGTTGCATcctaataataacatgatacAAGATGTATATCGGAACCGATTAGATTCAAATCAGTTACTGAGTCAGAGTTTTAACAAGGATAACTCAAACTATATGAATGATTCTTATGGTGGTTATACTGTACTAACGCCAAATCCTTCACCTATGGCTTTTAATTACAACCCTCAACCATTAAGTTCAAACTTTAATTCAATGGACACAAGTTCTTCGGTCTTACCACTTCCTGGCTTTGACCCTAACACAATGTCAAATCATGTAGACACCTTTATACCTTCAGTTAATACAGGACCATCAACCTTGCCTGATTTTAGTAATAGACAAATTAGAAATGATCAGTATTCTCCTGGTATATCTCCAACTATTGCCAGTTTCCCTACACCTGTAAGCGTGTCTGATAGTCCAGGTGCTGGAGCCCTTAGTGCATCACCTATGTGCAATGGAGAAAATTCTAGTTTAAGTGACAGTGTTATTAGTCCTGCTACTACACAAAGAACTGGTAGTGAGCGGTCAGTAGAAACAAATCCACGATCAATTGAAAGTGTATCAAGTGATTTATGTTCACCTAGGGTTGATTTAGAATCTTTAATCATACAACCTCAACCTACTCCTAGTGGAGAGGTTCCTAAGACATTAATTACTCCACCAACACTTATGCCAAAATCTGCAACTGTCAAAGGTGTAACACTAAATAAATCTGGAAAACCTCGCAAACGACGTTCAGCTCCCAAAGACAAACCAATTAAGCCTAAAAAACCACCTGCAGGCTCAATGTATCATAGTGAGATTGCTGAAAATGGtggtatcaaattaaaaatatcattaacagCTATGCCTCAAAAAAAGAAACGAAAAAGTAGGAAGAAAGTAGATGAAAGTAAAACAATGCAATGTGATGAACCAGCTGAACAAAGTGTGTGGGGTAATCAACTACCTGAACCTAtactatttgaaatttttcgtTTAGCAACTAAAGATGAAGGATGCATTCCGTTTCTTGTCAG agtGTCTCAGGTTTGTAGGTTTTGGCGTATAGTTGCGTCTGATCCATTACTTTGGACTAATATTGACTTAGCAGGGCGATGGGTTTCAAAAAATCCTATAAGAAATGATATAAACTTTAGATGGCTTTGTGAGAACCGACTTGCCAGAGTACAGGAACTCAATTTAG gtggTTGGCAATTTACTGGCATTCCTGTTATACTAGATAAAATTAGCACTTCATGCTTAGATTTACGAGGATTGAGTTTAACAGGTTGGGAAGGTCTTAGCTTGGATAATGTTCGGTTTATCATCACCAATTGTCACAAACTGGAACGAATAGATTTATCAGGAATAAat gcTCAACATAGCAGTGGTAAAAGTGGAGTTTGTTTAAACTCTCTGATGTTCCTGACAAAACATATGGGCCAAAGATTGACACACTTAAATTTGGCCGATAATCGTCTATCAGGGATTACTCAATTAGTCAATTCTTTAGCT gcACACTGCCCAAATCTTCAATCTTTGGATTTGACTAAAGTCAGGATGGTTGGTAATACAGGACATCTTCATATTGAACGTTTACAAGAAGGATGTCCTAAATTGCGTGTATTACGAATGTCTACTAGCCAACTATGTCTAAGTAATGTTCCATTAAATGAGCAGGCCTTATCTCCAGGATTTCCACTTTTGGAAGAATTAAGTGTTGCCACAATTTCTAATGATCTAAATGTCTCTGGACAACCATTTATTGATGATCAAGCTCTTGAGAggatattaaaaacatcacATAAATTGTATGTGCTTGATGTTAGAGGATGTTCTAAAGTTACAGATTCAAGTCTAGTAAGGATACCTGCATGGGATTTGACCCACCTATATTTATcag GGTCTTTTGTTACTCGAGTATCGGATTCTGGTCTTGATCTGATATGTAAAAAGTGGAGTCATAGTCTCGTAGAAATTGATCTCTCTTGGTCAATCAACACTTTAATACTGGATGCAGCTGTTCTTGCAATTTCAGAACAAGGAGAAAAATCTAtgcttag aaaaatggaTCTTACTGGGTCTTCAGTTAGTCTTGAACCAGTAAAAGccatattaaataactgtCACCGTCTTAACTCTTTGAACTTAGCATCATGTCGAGGCTTACCTAGAGGTATCAAAAGACTATATAAAGGTCACTCATTGACTGAATTACGAGCACAGCTTAATAAACCTGATTCATCTCAAGAATCTGAAGATGGAGGCGgctag